The DNA segment taCCCCTGGGATGTAGAGGGCGTAGGAGGCCTTGGGCTTgggccctgggtcgggaagatcccctggaggagggcatggcaatctaccccagtattcttgcctggagaatcccgtggacagaggagcgtgcagggctgcagtctacagggttggaaagagtcggacgtaagtgactgagcacgcgtgcgcaatgggactggatgcctggtcctagttttctgagtgttgtgTTCTAAGCCAGTgttctcactctcctctcactggcaccaaggggctctttagtttctcttcacttttggccattagagtcaactatgcttcaatttaaaataaatacatgtaagaCAGTATCAAACCAAGAAATTGATATTGATGCAGTCCATAGAGCAGTTTTACTCACTTGTGcgtgcacagacacacacgtgtATGTAGAATTCGGTACAGTTTTGGGGAGGTTTATTGCaatgcatttaattaaaaatttttttaattatagtaaaaaaaaaaattctgtaacataaaatttgccatctcAACCATTTCCAGCTCGGGACACTAGAGCATTCACCAGGCTGTGTTACCTTCCCCACCATCATCCCCAGAACCTGTTCATCTTCCCAAATGGACACTCACTGCCCTTCCGCCAcggccccagcccctggccccccATCCACCCTTGTGTCTCCGGATGTGACCCCTCCAGGGACGTCCTCTGGGGGGAGTCAGACAGCACCCGTCCTTCTGTGACTGGACCGCTTCTCTGAGCCTCGCGTCCTCTGGGGGGAGTCAGACAGCGTCCGTCCTTCTGTGACTGGATCGCTTCTCTGAGCCTCGCGTCCTCTGGGGGGAGTCAGACAGCGTCCGTCCTTCTGTGACTGGACCGCTTCTCTGAGCCTCGCGTCCTCGAGGTTCATCCGTGCTGCAGCCTGTGTCAGGCTCTCCTTCCTTCTCAAGGCTGAGCAGCGTCCCGTGGTGTTGATGCCGCGCCTGTGTGTTCACTCATGCTGAGCGGGCACTTGGGTTGCCTACACTTCTGGTGACTGTGTAACGCCGCTGTGGATGCGGGTGTGTGAGTGTCTGTTCAGCCCTGCTTTCCCTTCCTCTGAGGACCCGCCTGGAAGTGGTTAATCTCTAGAGGAGCTGCAGGACTGCGCTCCACTGCGGCCGGGCCCGCATTGCAGCCCCGCAGCCACGCACAGCTCCCCGTTTCTCCGCGTCCCCCCGGCTCTTGGTGTGAAGGGTGGCATCTCCTGTGGTTTGCTTGCATGTCCCTGATGACTCGTGACACTGAGCATCTCTGCACGTGTTTGTGGACGTCGGTATGTCTTGGGGAGACCAGTTTTTGTTCTGGTTGATTTTTATTAATGGTccatactttgttttatttatttaaaagaaactttattttaatgCAGATTTACAGGATTGTGAGGTTGGTGCGGAGAGGTTCCATTAGTCCTTCACCAAGTTTCTCCTGTTACGAACGTCTTACACTAATGTGAACCGTCTGTTACAGTTAGTCATTGTTAGGTAAAACCCACACCTTCTCTCAGTTTATCCTTCTCTGCAGCACAGGACTCTTGCCGTACGCGGGTCTTTGACTTCTCCCAGCAGTGCTTTGTGGGTTTCAGAGTGCAGCCCTAAGTATCTCTCTTCCTGATGCTGTCCTCAGTGGGCTTATCTTGGCTTCACACTGCTCTGCTGGTCCTGGCATCTGGAAACACGGCCTGTTTGCTATGTGCCGTCAGCTGCACCTGACTCATTCGTTCTCACAGCTCTGCTGCTGTTCAGGGGGCTTCTGAGGGGGTCTCTGCAGGAACACGGGGGTTCACGTCTTCCTCACCAAGCTGAGTGTCTGTCCATCTCTGGCCTCACTGCCCAGCGCCAGCCTTCCCACCCCAACTTCTCAGTGGGAGCCTTCATCAGATGCTCTTTATCAGTGGGGACTTCCATTCTTTCtaatttgttgagtgtttttatcatgagaggctgttgaattttgttggtttgatgcttttcttttgcatcagatgacatgatcatgtGGGTTTTCCCCTTTATTAACAGGATGTGTTAACTCGTTTATTTTGAACCAGCTCAGCACTGGGATGAACCGCTGGGTCGTGGGGCATGGCCCTCTGTATTTGCTGCTGGACTTGTTTGCCCAGGACTCTGCAGAGGATTTCTGCGACTGTCTTCATGAGAGACACTGTCTGTAGTTGGCCTGGCGTGTGTTTTCCTGGCTTTGCTCCCAGGGTTGCAGGGGGCGTGACCGGTGttccttttaggatttgacaCACATCCTGACCGCTGGTGATGGTCCAGATCCCTGGCAGGCGTGTCTGCCAGGTTCCCTGCCCCGGCCCTCAGGAGGGAGGCCCCTCTCCGGAGCAGGAGCAGCTCCACAGCCCAGCGGGAAGCCTGCGGGGGTCGTGTCTTCTCCCCAACTCGGTTCTGACATCAGCGCCCCCTCGCGGTCATCTGCGTTATCCTCGGGGTTATAAGTCGGTATTTGTTctgttgctcaaattgttccgGTTTTGGCTGCAGGGCGCGCTCACAAGCCCGATCTTTGTGGGATCTCGGTGTTTTGTTTCATGTTTCTGAGCACCTCCCTCCTTTTGGTGCTAGAAGATACCCGCACCCAGGCCCATCTTGGGGCCCCTTGCCCCAGCCCTGGAGTCAACCATTTCTCCAGGGAGCCTGGTTTCTTTGGAATGGTCTTAGGAACCTAGATCTGGGCCCTGTCAGTCAGCAGCATGGAGCCATGTGGGTCCTGGCCTTTGTGTGCAGATTTCTGCCCGGCTGCTGCCCTGTCCCAGAGGGTCCAGGAGTCAGTCGGCCTCCTCGGCCTTCCCTTGAGTGGAGGCTCCTGGTCTGGCCTCTGGGTTTGGTTGATGAGCCCGAGGCTGGGACGGCAGCTGACTTCCTCAGATGCCCTGAGACAGACTGGTTACACTTGCACTGCTCACATCTGAGGCGTGAGTGTCCAGGGCCCTGAGTCCCGCTGACCTGGCACCAGGGTCTGGGGCCATCCTGACTTGGGACGCAGTGCTGACAGGTGCTGCCCTGCTTCCTGGGCCTCAGATCCCACGTTCCCAGAGCACATGTGGGGACGTTTCAGTTCGTGGCATCACCTCGGTCATGTGACAAGATGCAGGTCTGGGTGCCGTCTGTCCGCACACCACAGACCACATCTCGTTACCCCACCTGGAACCTCCTCCCTGTGTGTCCCTTGGCCGGTACTCGGGGTCCTGATGACAAGTGTCTGGGGCCCCAGCTGGTGGCCAGAGGGGGTAGAGGGACGAACAGGGCTCTCTTGCTGGGGGTCCTCCCCTCCTGGGGGTGACACCCAAAGTCTCTGTGCTGGGTCTAGAGGCATGTTTGGCTGATGCTGGCGCCTTCGTGTCAGGAGAGGCTGCCTAGGCGCTGTGTGAAGAAGCACACCCCGCGATGCCGTCCCTCTGTGTGCGGCCCGGCCCGAGCAGACGGGCAGGAGGGGAGCAGCGATCCGGCCTGAGcagcctggggcaggggagggagcggCGATCCGGGCCTCTCCAGGGTAGGAGAGGGGGATTGGCCATCTGGGCCTCTCCATGGGGGCATGGGGACACCCTCGGACCTGAGACGCCCCCGTTCTGCCCGCCCCACGTGGGGCCACACTGAGACAGGTGCTTCCCCTCCTGGTTGGTGGGCGCTGTCTGGACACTGCAGACCCGCCCTGCTGACGCGGGCACTGGCCTTGCAGACCGTCCAGGACGGCCGCCAGTTTCTGAAGTACGTGGACCCCAGGTTGGGGGTCCCACTTCCAGAGAGGGACTACGGGGGAAACTGCCTCATCTACGATGCAGACAACAAGACCGATCCCTTCCACAACGTCTGGGTGAGTGCCCGGGAGCGGTCACCTGACGGGCCTCACGCTATGGGGGCTCCTCCGGCAAGCCAGTACCACGTCCTGGGCGTGAAGCTGGCGGATTATTGGACAGGCTCTTGGGCGCTGCCCCAGTCGTGGGTGTTTCTGGAACCTGAGTCATTCTGCAGACTGGACGGGGTGGGGGCCCCGGGGCTGAGCGGCTCACGTGTGAGGGTGCCCTCTGGTGGTGGCAGGGTCCCCTCCCAGCGCGCACTGGGGGACCGAGCACGAGGCCTGCATCTGCCCCACAGGACAAGCTGGACGGCTTTGTGCCTGCACACTTCATCGGCTGGTACTTGAAGGTGGGTACCTCCTTGTTGGACAGGTCTCCTGGTTTCAGGCCCACCCTGAGCTCTGGGCTGTTTTCCAGCCATGAGGTGAGCAGGACCCACAGTGCTGGACGGGCAGGCTGCTGGGCTTGGGGCCCCAACCTGACCTCATGTGTCCTGGGCATTGCAGTGGCCAGCAGAGAACAAAGGAGACCAACCCACGGAGGCCTCCGGTCCCTGGGTGGGATAAGCCCGTAGCTAACTGCTCACACCCCTAGGTTGGGGCACACCTGAGAGTTGCCTCAGTGTCTCGAATCGGGGCAGCTGGAGTGGAAGCTGCCCCCCTACCTGTGTGTCCCTGAGGActgtggggcggggaggggcgggctgTCCCTGAGGGTCCCACCGCGGAGAGCTGACGCCCTGGCCTCGGCCACAGACCCTGATGATCCGCGACTGGTGGATGTGCACGATCGTGAGTGTGATGTTCGAGTTCCTGGAGTACAGCCTGGAGCACCAGCTACCCAACTTCAGCGAGTGCTGGTGGGACCATGTAggtgcccccgcccccaccacaaGCCCGTGCCTCCATCCCCACCGGCCACACCATGGGGGGAGGAGGGCAGCTCCCGGTCCCCTCCGACAGGGCCTTCGGTGCTGGGGGCCCATGGCGCCGCCACCTCCCACCTGGCTCCCACCCCCAGTGGATCATGGACGTGCTTGTCTGCAATGGGCTGGGCATCTACTGTGGCATGAAGACCCTCGAGTGGTTGTCCCTGAAGACATACAAGTGGCAGGGCCTCTGGAACATTCCAACCTACAAGTACGTCTCTAGAGCTGCTGATATGGCGGGCCTGGGCCCTGGTGCggggcctggggggctggagGCCCTGTGGGGAGGGGCCGTGGGCGAGGGTGCTGCCTCCTGTGAACACCTGGGATGTGACCCTGGGCATCGCTCTTACGGCGACCAGGACATCAGCCCATCCTGGCCACCAAGCTCCCTGTCTTCCCTGCCAGCCCTTCTGGGGTCATCCTCCCCGGCTGCCTCCCTCTTCGAAGAAGTAAAGAAACTGTCCAGGAAAAggcctggggggctggggaggtgggcatGTCCCGAGCGCGCTGCCCTAGCTGATGGGCGCTGGTTCCAGGGGCAAGATGAAGAGGATCGTGTTCCAGTTCACGCCCTACAGCTGGGTCCGCTTCGAGTGGAAGCCGGCCTCCAGCCTGCGCCGCTGGCTGGCTGTGTGCGGCATCATCCTGGTGGTAAGGCCGGCGAGGCTGGGCTTCCCGCGCACCCCAGCCCGGGCTCCCAGccaccctcctctgcccccagttTCTGTTGGCAGAGCTGAACACCTTCTACTTGAAGTTCGTGCTGTGGCTGCCTCCCGAGCACTACCTGGTCCTCCTGCGGCTCGTCTTCTTCGTCAACGTGGGCGGCGTGGCCATGCGGGAGATCTATGACTTCATGGACGACCCGTAAGGGCcgcggggcggcgggggcggggcctgggggtggggaggggcggggtggtgggtggggcggggcctgggtggggtggggcggggcaggggcggcggcctgggtggtgggtgggtgagggcggggctggggcggcaggggcggggcctgggtggTGGGtgagggcggggctggggcggcaggggcggggcctgggtggtgggtgggggcggcggggcggggccttCCTCGGCCTCCGCGCAGCCCCACCTCCTTCCGCAGGAAGCTGCACAAGAAGCTGGGCCAGCAGGCCTGGCTGGTGGCGGCCATCACGGTCACGGAGCTGCTGATCGTGGTGAAGTACGACCCGCACACACTAACGCTGTCCCTGCCCTTCTACATCGCCCAGTGCTGGACTCTCGGCTCCGTGCTCGCCCTCACCTGGACTGTCTGGCGCTTCTTCCTGCGGTGAGCGCCGCGGCCCCGGGTGTCCTGCCTGCCGCCCCAGGCCCTGAGCTCCTCTGCGAGGCGGGATCCAGGGACCCCACAGCGGGCCGGCCTGTGGTGACGCACCCCCGCTACCCGCAGGGACATCACCCTGAGGTACAAGGAGACACGGCGGCAGAAGCAGCAGAGCAGGGACCACCAGGGCAGGGCCGACGGCAGCGCGGATGGGCGCACGCCCGGGCCTGATGATGCCTCGGGGTCCGAGGAGGCCGACAGAGAAGGGGTGCCGGCCCCACACTGACGCCTGGGCCCTCGGTCCTTGGTGATTCTCGCCATGAACCTTCCAGCAGCCTCAGCCCTCAAGGTCCCATTTCCCTTTCCTCCTGTGTGCACGGTGGCACTGGGCTCGTCGTGTGTGCTTGAGTGCGTGCTCCTGGCTCCAGggctccccctgggcctgccagTCCCTGTGaagccagagcccctgcccctctgTGCAGTCAGCCTGGGGTCTCCGCGGCCCCGCACTTCGGCACCCAGATGGCCTGGCCAGAGCAGTGGCATCATGGTGCCCGCCTGCTCCCTGGGCCCCGCCAGTCCCCCACGACCCCCTGGCGGCCTGTGTGAAGGATAGTTGTCCAGGGACACCCTGAAGAGGCTGAGGAAGGGCACATCCCCTTCCTCGGGATCTTCCATCTGACCCTCTAACCCGGAGGGCGCGTGGATGGTGCTGGAGGCAGAGACTCTGAGGCCTGGTCCCCACCGTCACGAGAGTAGGTCATGAGGGTCTCTGTGGCCCAGAGTTGAGGTCATCTCCATGAGCAAACAGCAAATAAAAGCCATGGTGGAGGCCTGCAGTTCCATGTCTCCTCGCTGCCCCTCAGCCGTCCTTCCCTGtgctgccccgccccgcccttcACCCCTGGACACAAGTCCTGGCAGACTCCGGTGGGATGTGTGTGGTGCTGGCCCCCCCGCTGCCCTCCAGCGGTGGGTGCACTGCCTCAAGCTTCATACACACAGATGAAGAGAAGCAAGGACACCCCCGACATTCCCAGGGGCGGGGCAGGCCCGGCTCTTGGAGCACCAGCGCTTCAAAGCTCTCATttccttgggtttttttttgggggggggctgtAACTACTTTTGGGAGAATTTCACACCTAGAGTGAAGGATCGACCTCAGCTAACTGCGCTGTTTCTCAGCCTCTGGCTTCGGTGGGCTTCCTCACTTTGGGAGGAGACGCAGGGCCTTGGTGTCAGCTTTCATCTGGGCTCAGGGCTGATGCCTTCCCACCGTTAGGAGCACAAAGCATCCTGTCCGCCTGGCGCCCCCAGGTTCATGGTCGCTCTGGTCCCAGTCTGCCTCCCTACCTCTGCCATCTCCAGGAGCCCCCCCCTGAGCATCTCCCACCTAGCCTGGGACCACCCGTCTCTCTGTGGAGCCTGTTCCTTCTGGGGGAGGGCACCTTGAAGGGCTTTGTAGCGAAGGCAGGAACCCACTGCACAGGCTTCAGAGCCTCCGGAAGCTGCCGTGTCTGCACCTTGTTTGTGCTGCTCAGGGCAGGTCCCCCCGTGGGCCCACCCACAGCACAACTGAGGCCCGCTCGAGGGCGTGGCCCTGTGCTTCTGTCCACAGGGCTCCAGCCTCTACCGGAGAGCACTCAGGAGCTGGCCACCAGCGGGAGCCGGGCCCCGGGAGCAGCTCCCCCACGGGCAGCCGGGGGCACTGCTGCTGAGCGAGGCAGGGCCCGCTTCCGGCGCCCCTCAGTGCAGCTGGGACGCTCTTCTCACAAACTGGAGGAAGGCCTGGGTGGGGTGCAGGGGTCCTGCCAGCACCTGGGAGCTCAGGCCAGACCCCTGTGGAGGAGCCTGCCGGGCACACTCCTGGCCCAGACTCCGGACCTCTGACCAgcttcaagccactgcaggcGCTCGTGAAAACCTCACTCCCTCTACACCAGCACCTCGTGGGGACAAGTATGGACAAAGACGCCTGCTGCCAAAAAGGAATTTTAATAAAGTGCCTAAGATTCTCCGCCAGAAATGAGCAGACTTGACCTTTTCTCAGTTAACGCCCCGTGGGGGACGGGGCTCAGGAGATGATCCGCAGGCCAGGCTTGCTCTCCTCCACAGCCCGCAGGCGCTCGTCCACTGCCTCGGTCCAGTAGATGTCGTACAGGCTGCAGGGGGaagcggggcggggagggggtgagAGGAGCCGAGCCCCCCACCCCGGCTTCTCACCTCAcctgcctgcccctgcccacctacgccccgccacccccaccccacggcCACTCACACCAGCTGCTCCAGGCTGCAGGCGGGCTGCTCCAGGCTGCCCAGCAGCTGCAGGACGCCGGGGTCGCCCAGGCCGTTGTTGCTCAGGTCCAGCTCCCGCAGGCTGGGGCTGGCCAGCAGGAGTGAGGCCAGGCCGCCACAGCTGCTGTTCGTCAGCTCACAGTCGCCCAccctgggcagagggcagagctgCGGTCAGGTGGAGGGCGCGCCCCCAGGTGGCCACCAGATAGTGGGGTGCCAGGGGGTCTAGGTCCTGGCCATCCCCACCGTCAGCCCCGGTGGACATACCCCCCAGCAGCTCACCAGAGCACCCGCAGCACAGTGCCCGgctggcccagggcctggcacagcaCGTGGACGCCCGCGTCGCCCAGCGGGTTGCTGCTCAGCTGCAGCTCCAAGAGATGCTTGTTCTGGGTCAGCACAGAGCTGAAGTGCTGGCAGCAGGCGGCCGTAAACCCGCAGGACTTCACCCTGAGGGCGGCAGGGGCTGCAGTCACCTCTGCCCAAACTTCTGCGGGACCCTGGGAGGCCCCCAGGGGCCCAAGCCCCGAGTGCGCCTGTCCTCAGGCGGCCATGGTGCCCTCCTGGCCGGTCCTCCAGGGCCCCAGTGCTGTCGCCCCCCCGTATCCCCCAAGTTCATCCCCGAGCGCCCGGGGCCTCCAGCCCCCACACGCCCTGCGGCCCCCTCACCACAGGGACTCCAGCTGGCAGCCGGGCT comes from the Bos mutus isolate GX-2022 chromosome 22, NWIPB_WYAK_1.1, whole genome shotgun sequence genome and includes:
- the PTDSS2 gene encoding phosphatidylserine synthase 2 isoform X4; translated protein: MLTPAYWRFWLCVSVVYELFLIFILFQTVQDGRQFLKYVDPRLGVPLPERDYGGNCLIYDADNKTDPFHNVWDKLDGFVPAHFIGWYLKTLMIRDWWMCTIVSVMFEFLEYSLEHQLPNFSECWWDHWIMDVLVCNGLGIYCGMKTLEWLSLKTYKWQGLWNIPTYKGKMKRIVFQFTPYSWVRFEWKPASSLRRWLAVCGIILVFLLAELNTFYLKFVLWLPPEHYLVLLRLVFFVNVGGVAMREIYDFMDDPKLHKKLGQQAWLVAAITVTELLIVVKYDPHTLTLSLPFYIAQCWTLGSVLALTWTVWRFFLRDITLRYKETRRQKQQSRDHQGRADGSADGRTPGPDDASGSEEADREGVPAPH
- the PTDSS2 gene encoding phosphatidylserine synthase 2 isoform X1; the protein is MRRGERRGAEGPRPGSPVPGGKASLEEPPDGAAAGRASGPAAGRRSTESEVYDDGTNTFFWRAHTLTVLFILTCVLGYVTLLEETPRDTAYNTKRGIVASILVFLCFGVTQAKDGPFSRPHPAYWRFWLCVSVVYELFLIFILFQGASVLISRPQSPPAAALEPRKQSVSSPTLSPSVCHEAAGPEGLLRWLSSEEYPWDVEGVGGLGLGPWVGKIPWRRAWQSTPVFLPGESRGQRSVQGCSLQGWKESDTVQDGRQFLKYVDPRLGVPLPERDYGGNCLIYDADNKTDPFHNVWDKLDGFVPAHFIGWYLKTLMIRDWWMCTIVSVMFEFLEYSLEHQLPNFSECWWDHWIMDVLVCNGLGIYCGMKTLEWLSLKTYKWQGLWNIPTYKGKMKRIVFQFTPYSWVRFEWKPASSLRRWLAVCGIILVFLLAELNTFYLKFVLWLPPEHYLVLLRLVFFVNVGGVAMREIYDFMDDPKLHKKLGQQAWLVAAITVTELLIVVKYDPHTLTLSLPFYIAQCWTLGSVLALTWTVWRFFLRDITLRYKETRRQKQQSRDHQGRADGSADGRTPGPDDASGSEEADREGVPAPH
- the PTDSS2 gene encoding phosphatidylserine synthase 2 isoform X2, translated to MRRGERRGAEGPRPGSPVPGGKASLEEPPDGAAAGRASGPAAGRRSTESEVYDDGTNTFFWRAHTLTVLFILTCVLGYVTLLEETPRDTAYNTKRGIVASILVFLCFGVTQAKDGPFSRPHPAYWRFWLCVSVVYELFLIFILFQGASVLISRPQSPPAAALEPRKQSVSSPTLSPSVCHEAAGPEGLLRWLSSEEYPWDVEGVGGLGLGPWVGKIPWRRAWQSTPVFLPGESRGQRSVQGCSLQGWKESDTVQDGRQFLKYVDPRLGVPLPERDYGGNCLIYDADNKTDPFHNVWDKLDGFVPAHFIGWYLKTLMIRDWWMCTIVSVMFEFLEYSLEHQLPNFSECWWDHWIMDVLVCNGLGIYCGMKTLEWLSLKTYKWQGLWNIPTYKGKMKRIVFQFTPYSWVRFEWKPASSLRRWLAVCGIILVFLLAELNTFYLKFVLWLPPEHYLVLLRLVFFVNVGGVAMREIYDFMDDPAGLSAPCSPSPGLSGASSCGTSP
- the PTDSS2 gene encoding phosphatidylserine synthase 2 isoform X5; the protein is MIRDWWMCTIVSVMFEFLEYSLEHQLPNFSECWWDHWIMDVLVCNGLGIYCGMKTLEWLSLKTYKWQGLWNIPTYKGKMKRIVFQFTPYSWVRFEWKPASSLRRWLAVCGIILVFLLAELNTFYLKFVLWLPPEHYLVLLRLVFFVNVGGVAMREIYDFMDDPKLHKKLGQQAWLVAAITVTELLIVVKYDPHTLTLSLPFYIAQCWTLGSVLALTWTVWRFFLRDITLRYKETRRQKQQSRDHQGRADGSADGRTPGPDDASGSEEADREGVPAPH
- the PTDSS2 gene encoding phosphatidylserine synthase 2 isoform X3, with protein sequence MRRGERRGAEGPRPGSPVPGGKASLEEPPDGAAAGRASGPAAGRRSTESEVYDDGTNTFFWRAHTLTVLFILTCVLGYVTLLEETPRDTAYNTKRGIVASILVFLCFGVTQAKDGPFSRPHPAYWRFWLCVSVVYELFLIFILFQTVQDGRQFLKYVDPRLGVPLPERDYGGNCLIYDADNKTDPFHNVWDKLDGFVPAHFIGWYLKTLMIRDWWMCTIVSVMFEFLEYSLEHQLPNFSECWWDHWIMDVLVCNGLGIYCGMKTLEWLSLKTYKWQGLWNIPTYKGKMKRIVFQFTPYSWVRFEWKPASSLRRWLAVCGIILVFLLAELNTFYLKFVLWLPPEHYLVLLRLVFFVNVGGVAMREIYDFMDDPKLHKKLGQQAWLVAAITVTELLIVVKYDPHTLTLSLPFYIAQCWTLGSVLALTWTVWRFFLRDITLRYKETRRQKQQSRDHQGRADGSADGRTPGPDDASGSEEADREGVPAPH